Proteins co-encoded in one Oreochromis aureus strain Israel breed Guangdong linkage group 3, ZZ_aureus, whole genome shotgun sequence genomic window:
- the LOC120433637 gene encoding uncharacterized protein LOC120433637 yields the protein MCNMAAQMVKLCTNSVKTPLVQYKIPQERSIDRLFSQLEVCIGCLASAVFMEWDQRAEEGFIKDLFRVSCGRFAHCTSCTQQEIQVQEIQTDNCSVPHREQPDKDLESSLSVELSQMPKLEEASEVETEPEEAAVASEEQKPSASPRGEPEGKRLLSTLLQAVLSQAAKESKACPLDSLHQHLLDQICSEIKTADLTLSPKALQDLAKDIFKDLCKEIPLNLREPTLDKLFISVFKKHLASTEKLVRESSEIKAQKQLSVDFAESTSTDTVVHTAAAKHSKMYSDNINAATVGPDDCTVQLLGNMAAQMVHLCHG from the exons CAGATGGTGAAGCTCTGCACGAACTCTGTCAAAACCCCACTGGTGCAATATAAAATCCCACAAGAACGATCCATCGACAGGCTCTTCAGCCAACTGGAGGTGTGCATCGGCTGTCTTGCTTCCGCTGTCTTCATGGAATGGGAtcagagagctgaagaaggCTTTATAAAAGATCTTTTCCGGGTGTCGTGTGGGAGATTCGCCCACTGCACGTCCTGCACCCAGCAGGAAATTCAGGTACAGGAAATTCAGACAGACAATTGTTCTGTCCCACACAGAGAACAACCAGACAAAGATCTGGAGTCCTCGCTGTCTGTGGAACTGTCACAAATGCCAAAACTAGAAGAAGCCTCAGAGGTAGAAACAGAGCCTGAAGAAGCAGCTGTGGCCTCTGAGGAGCAGAAACCCTCTGCGTCACCTCGAGGTGAACCAGAGGGAAAAAGGCTCCTCAGCACACTCCTTCAAGCTGTGCTTTCCCAGGCTGCAAAAGAATCCAAAGCCTGCCCCTTAGACTCCCTCCACCAGCACCTGTTAGATCAAATCTgctctgaaataaaaacagcagatttgACTTTATCACCAAAGGCCCTACAAGACCTTGCAAAGGACATTTTCAAAGACCTCTGCAAGGAAATTCCATTGAATTTAAGAGAGCCGACACTGGACAAACTTTTCATCTCTGTGTTTAAGAAACACCTGGCATCTACAGAGAAACTTGTCCGAGAGTCTTCTGAAATCAAGGCTCAGAAGCAGCTTTCAGTTGAT TTTGCAGAAAGCACAAGCACAGACACAGTCGTTCACACTGCTGCAGCTAAGCACAGTAAAATGTACTCAGACAACATCAACGCAGCCACTGTGGGCCCAGATGACTGCACCGTCCAGCTGCTGGGCAACATGGCCGCTCAGATGGTGCATCTGTGCCATGGCTGA